A window of Castanea sativa cultivar Marrone di Chiusa Pesio chromosome 1, ASM4071231v1 contains these coding sequences:
- the LOC142622081 gene encoding uncharacterized protein LOC142622081 — MELVLPKEYGYVALVLVFYCFLNFWMAAKVGRARKRFNVPYPTLYALESENKEAKLFNCVQRGHQNSLEMMPIFFMLMILGGFRHPCTCAVLGALYTVTRFFYFKGYSTGDPQNRLTIGKYGFLALLGLMVSTISFGVSLLL; from the exons ATGGAATTGGTGTTGCCTAAGGAATATGGCTATGTGGCTCTTGTTCTTGTTTTCTATTGCTTTCTGAACTTTTGGATGGCTGCCAAAGTTGGCAGAGCCCGCAAAAG GTTCAATGTCCCATACCCAACTCTCTATGCTTTGGAATCTGAAAACAAAGAAGCCAAGCTCTTCAACTGTGTTCAG AGAGGACATCAGAACTCGCTAGAGATGATGCCCATTTTTTTCATGTTAATGATACTAGGAGGGTTCAGGCATCCTTGCACTTGCGCTGTGCTTGGTGCACTTTACACAGTGACTCGCTTTTTCTACTTCAAAGGCTACTCTACTGGTGATCCCCAGAACCGTCTCACCATAGGGAAATATGGGTTCTTGGCTTTGCTGGGCCTCATGGTCTCCACCATTTCATTTGGGGTCTCccttcttctttga
- the LOC142621495 gene encoding CASP-like protein 2A1 → MMDKRASSPSPMDIMGGGSRDEEDGSFSNTVTTMRTAETLLRLVPVALCVAALVVMLKDSQTNDYGSISYSDLGAFRYLVHVNGICAGYSLLSAIIVAMPRPCTMSRAWTFFFLDQVFTYVILAAGAVSLELVYLAYKGDTDITWSAACGSFGAFCHKATASIALTFVVLACYAVISLVSSYKLFSRYDAPVANSSDIAAFKG, encoded by the exons atgatGGATAAGAGAGCTAGTTCTCCGAGTCCCATGGACATCATGGGTGGTGGTTCAAGAGATGAGGAAGATGGGAGTTTTAGTAATACTGTCACAACCATGCGCACTGCAGAGACCTTGCTTCGTCTAGTCCCCGTGGCTCTATGCGTCGCTGCACTCGTGGTCATGCTCAAGGACTCTCAGACCAACGACTATGGCTCCATTTCCTACTCCGACCTTGGAGCTTTCAG GTATTTGGTGCATGTGAATGGAATTTGTGCCGGCTATTCCCTTCTTTCAGCCATAATTGTAGCCATGCCTCGCCCATGCACAATGTCCCGTGCTTGGACCTTCTTCTTCCTTGACCAG GTGTTCACTTACGTAATTCTTGCTGCCGGAGCTGTGTCATTGGAGCTGGTGTACTTGGCATACAAAGGAGATACAGACATTACCTGGAGTGCAGCTTGTGGATCTTTTGGTGCATTCTGTCACAAGGCCACAGCATCTATAGCCCTGACATTTGTTGTATTGGCTTGCTATGCAGTGATTTCACTCGTTTCCTCCTATAAACTTTTCAGCAGATATGACGCACCTGTGGCTAATTCCAGCGACATTGCTGCCTTCAAAGGCTGA